The following proteins are encoded in a genomic region of Streptomyces gobiensis:
- a CDS encoding adenine phosphoribosyltransferase — MTPVPEELASLLLSRIRDVADYPKPGVMFKDISPLLADPAAFTALTETLAERCAEFSATKVVGLEARGFILAAPVAIRAGVGFVPVRKAGKLPGPTLGQAYELEYGTAEIELQANALGSDDRVLVIDDVLATGGTAEASLQLIRRAGAEVAGIGVLLELGFLAGRHRLKQSLNGAPLEALITV; from the coding sequence CTGACCCCGGTCCCTGAGGAGCTGGCCAGCCTGCTGCTCAGCCGGATCCGCGATGTGGCGGACTACCCGAAGCCGGGCGTGATGTTCAAGGACATCTCACCGCTGCTCGCCGATCCGGCCGCCTTCACCGCGCTCACCGAAACACTGGCCGAGCGCTGTGCCGAATTCAGCGCGACCAAGGTCGTCGGGCTGGAGGCACGCGGCTTTATCCTTGCCGCCCCGGTCGCCATCCGCGCCGGCGTCGGCTTTGTGCCGGTGCGGAAGGCGGGCAAGCTGCCCGGTCCGACCCTCGGCCAGGCGTACGAGCTGGAGTACGGCACCGCCGAGATCGAGCTCCAGGCCAACGCGCTGGGCTCCGATGACCGCGTCCTGGTCATCGACGATGTGCTGGCCACCGGCGGCACTGCCGAGGCGTCGCTACAGCTCATCCGCCGGGCCGGGGCCGAGGTCGCGGGCATAGGCGTCCTGCTGGAGCTGGGTTTCCTCGCCGGACGGCACCGGCTGAAGCAGTCCCTCAATGGTGCCCCGCTGGAGGCACTGATCACGGTCTGA
- the secF gene encoding protein translocase subunit SecF, with translation MSRIGALGAKLYRGDSSYDFVARRKLWYGISLLMIVISLTGLGAKGLFMGVEFQGGAVYTTPKTEMTVEQARSTAQAASGNDARVQQLGSGGLRITVTGLDTETSNETRAALAKELGIPTQQLDSDLVGPSWGEQMTSKALTGMVIFLVLVSVYLAIAFEWRMALAALVALIHDLVITVGVYAIVGFEVTPGTVVGVLTILGYSLYDTVVVFDKVKEKTGTLGKQSRHTYGELANLGLNATLIRSVNTSVVALLPVAGLLFIGAGLLGGGMLKDIALSLFVGLAAGTYSSIMIATPVVVDLKTRESTVKAHDKRVLTKRAKTLTKVGSEEDGSVDLHEEDDDADEDAEPQDAAPAGAGVVAPRRQGGTPGGRGRSRSGKRR, from the coding sequence ATGTCACGGATCGGCGCTCTCGGTGCCAAGCTGTACCGCGGTGACTCCAGCTATGACTTCGTCGCCCGGCGGAAGCTCTGGTACGGCATTTCGCTGCTCATGATCGTGATTTCCCTGACCGGCCTTGGGGCCAAGGGGCTCTTCATGGGCGTCGAGTTCCAGGGCGGTGCTGTCTACACCACGCCCAAGACCGAGATGACCGTAGAGCAGGCGCGCTCGACCGCCCAGGCTGCCTCCGGAAACGATGCCCGAGTCCAGCAGCTGGGCAGCGGCGGGCTCCGCATCACGGTCACGGGCCTGGACACGGAGACCTCCAACGAGACCCGTGCGGCTCTCGCCAAGGAGCTCGGTATCCCCACCCAGCAACTGGACTCCGATCTGGTCGGCCCCAGCTGGGGCGAGCAGATGACCAGCAAGGCCCTCACCGGCATGGTGATCTTCCTGGTGCTGGTGAGCGTCTATCTGGCCATCGCCTTCGAGTGGCGGATGGCGCTGGCCGCCCTGGTCGCTCTGATCCACGACCTGGTGATCACCGTCGGGGTGTACGCCATCGTCGGCTTCGAGGTCACCCCCGGCACCGTGGTCGGTGTGCTGACGATCCTCGGCTACTCGCTGTATGACACGGTCGTGGTGTTCGACAAGGTCAAGGAGAAGACCGGGACCCTCGGCAAGCAGTCCCGCCACACGTATGGCGAGCTCGCCAACCTCGGGCTCAACGCGACCCTGATCCGTTCCGTCAACACCTCGGTGGTCGCCCTGCTCCCGGTGGCCGGGCTCCTCTTCATCGGCGCCGGGCTGCTCGGCGGCGGCATGCTCAAGGACATCGCGCTGTCGCTGTTCGTCGGCCTCGCCGCGGGTACGTACTCCTCGATCATGATCGCCACCCCGGTGGTCGTGGACCTCAAGACCCGCGAATCGACGGTCAAGGCCCACGACAAGCGGGTGCTGACCAAGCGGGCCAAGACCCTGACGAAGGTCGGCTCCGAGGAAGACGGCTCTGTAGACCTCCACGAGGAGGACGACGACGCCGACGAGGACGCCGAGCCGCAGGACGCCGCACCGGCCGGTGCCGGGGTCGTCGCTCCACGCCGCCAGGGTGGTACGCCCGGTGGCCGTGGCCGCAGCCGCTCCGGAAAGCGGCGGTGA
- the secD gene encoding protein translocase subunit SecD: MATPKRGRRSPGTPGKPWRPLTMIIVLMGVLVGGMFLAPSQTPRLGIDLAGGTSITLEAQDQPGKKSAINETNMNTAASIIERRVNGLGVAEAEVQTQGTRNIIVNIPRGTDEKQAREQVGSTAELGFRLVLAEAPATPAPARPDGAKDGGDKGDEKKGDKGDKTDSASSPSSEPTTQGRAATDALKANDDGTESPKPTGSPAPEEKQEDPTVPGQQGLPGDLGKQLEALDCSTKQARLEANRAAAQVDASDPIVACDRERPVKYALGKVEVPGTDVKGAAAVIDERSRQWIVQMDFNSRGAEKFADVTGQIAQLPPPQNQFAIVLDGEVVSAPSVQGRIPGGQAKIEGSFTQESASDLANVLKFGALPISFEEANVSSIGAALAGEQLKAGLIAGAIGLALVVLYLLFYYRALAAVAVASLMAMGGLTYTIMTLLGPGIGFALSLPAICGAIVAIGITADSFIVYFERIRDEVREGRSIRPAIERAWPRARRTILVSDVVSFLAAVVLFFAAVGTVQGFAFVLGLTTALDVVVVFLLTKPMTTLLAGRKFFADGHPWSGLSPKRLGARPPIRGSRRRSAPLSADPKEA, from the coding sequence GTGGCAACACCGAAAAGGGGCCGCAGGTCCCCGGGGACGCCGGGAAAACCGTGGCGCCCCCTCACGATGATCATCGTGCTCATGGGGGTTCTCGTCGGGGGCATGTTCCTTGCCCCGTCTCAAACGCCCCGGCTGGGCATCGACCTGGCGGGCGGCACGAGCATCACGCTCGAGGCGCAGGACCAGCCCGGCAAGAAGAGCGCCATCAACGAGACCAACATGAACACCGCCGCTTCGATCATCGAGCGGCGCGTCAATGGGCTGGGCGTCGCGGAAGCCGAGGTTCAGACCCAGGGCACCCGGAACATCATCGTCAACATCCCCCGCGGCACTGACGAGAAGCAGGCCCGCGAGCAGGTCGGATCCACGGCCGAGCTGGGCTTCCGGCTGGTGCTCGCCGAGGCTCCCGCCACGCCCGCCCCCGCTCGGCCCGATGGGGCCAAGGACGGCGGCGACAAGGGTGACGAGAAGAAGGGCGACAAGGGCGACAAGACTGACTCCGCCTCTTCCCCGTCCTCCGAGCCCACCACCCAGGGTCGTGCCGCCACCGATGCCCTGAAGGCCAACGACGACGGCACCGAGTCGCCGAAGCCGACGGGCTCCCCCGCCCCGGAGGAGAAGCAGGAAGACCCCACCGTGCCGGGGCAGCAGGGCCTTCCGGGCGATCTGGGCAAGCAGCTGGAGGCGCTGGACTGCTCCACCAAGCAGGCCCGTCTCGAGGCCAACCGGGCTGCGGCCCAGGTTGATGCGTCCGACCCCATCGTGGCCTGTGATCGTGAGCGCCCGGTTAAGTACGCGCTCGGCAAGGTCGAGGTCCCTGGGACCGACGTCAAGGGCGCCGCCGCCGTCATTGACGAGCGGAGCCGTCAGTGGATCGTCCAGATGGACTTCAACTCCCGTGGAGCCGAGAAGTTCGCTGACGTCACGGGTCAGATCGCCCAGTTGCCGCCGCCGCAGAACCAGTTCGCGATCGTGCTCGACGGTGAAGTCGTCTCCGCCCCCTCCGTTCAGGGACGGATCCCCGGCGGCCAGGCCAAGATCGAAGGCAGCTTCACCCAGGAGTCCGCCAGCGATCTGGCGAACGTCCTCAAGTTCGGTGCCCTGCCGATCAGCTTCGAGGAGGCCAACGTCTCCAGCATTGGAGCCGCACTCGCCGGTGAGCAGCTCAAGGCGGGTCTGATCGCCGGGGCCATCGGCCTGGCACTCGTCGTCCTCTATCTGCTCTTCTACTACCGGGCGCTGGCCGCTGTCGCGGTCGCCAGCCTGATGGCCATGGGCGGGCTGACCTATACGATCATGACCTTGCTGGGGCCGGGGATCGGCTTCGCGCTGAGTCTCCCGGCGATCTGCGGCGCCATCGTGGCCATCGGCATCACAGCGGACTCCTTCATCGTCTACTTCGAGAGAATCAGGGACGAGGTCCGGGAGGGACGCAGCATCCGGCCCGCCATCGAACGGGCCTGGCCCCGGGCCCGGCGTACGATCCTCGTCTCCGACGTCGTCTCGTTCCTGGCCGCCGTGGTGCTGTTCTTCGCCGCCGTCGGTACGGTGCAGGGCTTCGCCTTCGTGCTCGGCCTGACCACGGCCCTGGACGTGGTGGTGGTGTTCCTGCTCACCAAGCCGATGACGACGCTGCTTGCCGGTCGGAAGTTCTTCGCTGACGGCCACCCGTGGTCCGGCCTCAGCCCCAAGCGTCTCGGCGCACGGCCACCGATCAGGGGCAGTCGCCGTCGCTCGGCCCCCCTCTCCGCCGACCCGAAGGAGGCCTGA
- the yajC gene encoding preprotein translocase subunit YajC, translating into MDIAILLPFIVLIGAMFLMTRSAKKKQQQAVQMREQMQPGTGIRTIGGMYATVKEVHDDTVLLEVAPGVHAMYAKNAVGAVLEDDEYERIVTGAPAVDDDTPVIPDDASSLTEDPDATEGEKIDLGKNSDETDAAEDGEPKDTKQDGDNGSK; encoded by the coding sequence GTGGATATCGCAATTCTCCTCCCCTTCATCGTGCTCATCGGCGCCATGTTCCTGATGACCCGGTCGGCTAAGAAGAAGCAGCAGCAGGCCGTGCAGATGCGTGAACAGATGCAGCCTGGCACCGGCATCCGGACCATCGGCGGTATGTACGCCACGGTCAAGGAGGTCCACGACGACACCGTCCTCCTTGAGGTGGCCCCTGGGGTGCACGCCATGTACGCGAAGAATGCCGTTGGCGCGGTGCTGGAGGATGATGAGTACGAGCGCATCGTCACCGGCGCACCCGCCGTCGACGACGACACCCCGGTGATCCCGGACGACGCCTCCTCACTGACCGAGGACCCGGACGCCACCGAGGGTGAGAAGATCGACCTGGGTAAGAACAGCGACGAGACCGACGCCGCTGAGGACGGGGAGCCCAAGGACACCAAGCAGGACGGCGACAACGGCTCGAAGTAA
- the ruvB gene encoding Holliday junction branch migration DNA helicase RuvB — translation MTWDDGAERLVGATADSEDTAVEAALRPKDLDEFIGQTKVREQLDLVLRAARQRGGTADHVLLSGAPGLGKTTLSMIIAAEMGAPIRITSGPAIQHAGDLAAILSSLQEGEVLFLDEIHRMSRPAEEMLYMAMEDFRVDVIVGKGPGATAIPLELPPFTLVGATTRAGLLPPPLRDRFGFTAHMEFYEPDELERVIHRSARLLDVETDAEGATEIAGRSRGTPRIANRLLRRVRDYAQVKADGVITREVAARALAVYEVDGRGLDRLDRAVLEALLKLFNGGPVGLSTLSVAVGEERETVEEVAEPFLVREGLLARTPRGRVATPAAWAHLGLVPPQQSASPQGGAPGQGGLFGV, via the coding sequence ATGACCTGGGATGACGGCGCGGAGCGCCTCGTGGGCGCCACCGCCGACAGCGAGGACACCGCCGTCGAGGCGGCCCTGCGCCCCAAGGACCTGGACGAGTTCATCGGCCAGACCAAGGTGCGCGAACAGCTCGACCTGGTACTCAGGGCCGCCCGCCAGCGCGGTGGCACAGCCGACCATGTGCTGCTCTCCGGTGCGCCCGGCCTTGGCAAGACAACCCTCTCTATGATCATCGCGGCCGAGATGGGCGCCCCCATCCGGATCACCTCCGGTCCGGCCATCCAGCACGCCGGAGACCTCGCCGCGATCCTCTCCTCCCTTCAGGAGGGCGAGGTGCTCTTTCTCGATGAGATCCACCGGATGTCCCGGCCCGCCGAGGAAATGCTCTATATGGCCATGGAGGACTTCCGCGTCGACGTCATCGTCGGCAAGGGCCCCGGCGCCACCGCCATCCCCCTGGAGCTCCCGCCCTTCACGCTGGTCGGCGCCACTACCCGGGCCGGACTGCTGCCGCCCCCGCTGCGTGACCGCTTCGGCTTCACCGCGCATATGGAGTTCTACGAGCCCGACGAACTGGAGCGCGTCATCCACCGCTCCGCCCGGCTGCTGGACGTCGAGACCGACGCCGAAGGCGCCACCGAGATCGCCGGACGCTCCCGTGGCACCCCGCGTATCGCCAACCGACTGCTGCGCCGGGTGCGGGACTACGCCCAGGTCAAGGCCGATGGCGTGATCACCCGCGAGGTGGCCGCCCGGGCCCTGGCGGTCTATGAGGTGGATGGCCGCGGTCTGGACCGGCTCGACCGTGCGGTGCTCGAAGCGCTGCTCAAGCTGTTCAACGGTGGCCCGGTGGGCCTGTCCACCCTCTCCGTCGCGGTTGGGGAGGAACGTGAGACAGTTGAAGAAGTCGCCGAGCCCTTCCTGGTCCGTGAGGGCCTGCTCGCCCGCACTCCCAGGGGCCGCGTCGCCACCCCTGCCGCATGGGCTCACCTGGGGCTCGTCCCGCCCCAGCAGTCCGCGTCACCGCAAGGGGGCGCACCGGGACAAGGCGGGCTCTTCGGAGTGTGA
- the ruvA gene encoding Holliday junction branch migration protein RuvA, translating into MIAFVSGPVAALAPDTAVVEVGGVGMAVQCTPATLAGLRVGQPAKLATSLVVREDSLTLYGFADDDERQVFELLQTASGVGPRLAQAMLAVHSPDALRLAVSSGDEKALTAVPGIGKKGAQKLLLELKDRLGGPVGAGAHIGRQGVGNAAADWREQLHAALIGLGYATREADEAVTAVAPQAEAAAAEGGPPPVPRLLRAALQTLNRTR; encoded by the coding sequence ATGATCGCCTTCGTCTCCGGGCCGGTCGCCGCCCTCGCCCCGGACACCGCCGTGGTCGAGGTCGGCGGTGTCGGCATGGCCGTCCAGTGCACCCCCGCCACCCTGGCCGGACTGCGCGTAGGACAGCCGGCCAAGCTCGCCACCTCGCTGGTCGTACGGGAGGACTCGCTCACCCTCTACGGTTTCGCCGACGACGATGAGCGACAGGTCTTCGAGCTGCTGCAGACCGCCAGCGGCGTCGGCCCCCGGCTCGCTCAGGCGATGCTCGCCGTACACAGCCCCGACGCACTGCGGCTGGCCGTATCCAGCGGCGACGAAAAAGCCCTCACCGCCGTCCCGGGCATCGGCAAGAAGGGCGCGCAGAAGCTGCTGCTGGAGCTCAAGGACCGGCTGGGCGGGCCCGTGGGCGCCGGAGCGCATATCGGCCGCCAAGGCGTGGGCAACGCCGCCGCCGACTGGCGGGAGCAGCTGCACGCCGCCCTGATCGGCCTCGGCTACGCCACCCGGGAGGCCGACGAGGCGGTAACCGCCGTCGCCCCGCAGGCCGAAGCTGCGGCGGCCGAGGGCGGCCCGCCGCCGGTCCCGCGGTTGCTCCGCGCGGCGCTGCAGACCCTGAACCGCACCCGTTGA
- the ruvC gene encoding crossover junction endodeoxyribonuclease RuvC: MRVLGVDPGLTRCGIGVVEGVAGRPLRMAAVGVIRTPADAEVAQRLVEIERGMDEWLDTHQPEAVAVERVFSQHNVRTVMGTAQASAVAMLCAARRGLPVALHTPSEVKAAVTGTGRADKAQVAAMVTRLLRLDAPPRPADAADALALAICHLWRAPALNRLQRAHAAARRGPDPRVQKGTIR; the protein is encoded by the coding sequence GTGCGCGTGCTCGGCGTGGATCCGGGGCTGACCCGCTGCGGCATCGGGGTCGTGGAGGGCGTCGCGGGCCGCCCGCTGCGGATGGCCGCGGTGGGCGTGATCCGCACCCCCGCCGACGCCGAAGTCGCCCAGCGGCTCGTGGAGATCGAGCGCGGCATGGACGAGTGGCTGGACACCCACCAGCCCGAAGCGGTCGCCGTGGAGCGGGTGTTCAGCCAGCACAACGTCCGTACGGTCATGGGCACCGCCCAGGCCAGTGCCGTCGCCATGCTCTGCGCCGCCCGCCGCGGGCTGCCGGTCGCCCTGCACACCCCCAGCGAGGTCAAGGCCGCCGTCACCGGCACCGGGCGGGCCGACAAGGCGCAGGTCGCCGCGATGGTGACCCGGTTGCTGCGGCTCGACGCGCCGCCCAGGCCCGCGGACGCCGCCGACGCGCTCGCGCTCGCCATCTGCCACCTCTGGCGCGCGCCCGCGCTGAACCGTCTTCAGCGGGCCCATGCCGCCGCCCGGCGCGGTCCCGACCCCCGTGTACAGAAAGGCACCATCCGATGA
- a CDS encoding YebC/PmpR family DNA-binding transcriptional regulator yields the protein MSGHSKWATTKHKKAVIDAKRGKLFAKLIKNIEVAARTGGADPDGNPTLYDAIQKAKKSSVPNKNIDSAVKRGAGLEAGGADYETIMYEGYGPNGVAVLIECLTDNRNRAASDVRVAMTRNGGSMADPGSVSYLFNRKGVVIVPKGELTEDDVLGAVLEAGVEEVNDLGESFEVISEATDLVAVRTALQEAGIDYDSADANFVPTMQVQLDEEGARKIFKLIDALEDSDDVQNVFANFDVSDEVMAKVG from the coding sequence GTGTCCGGCCACTCTAAGTGGGCAACCACCAAGCACAAGAAGGCCGTGATCGATGCCAAACGCGGCAAGCTTTTCGCCAAGCTGATCAAGAACATCGAGGTCGCGGCCCGTACCGGCGGAGCTGACCCGGACGGCAACCCCACGCTCTACGACGCCATTCAGAAGGCGAAGAAGAGCTCGGTGCCGAACAAGAACATCGACAGCGCGGTCAAGCGCGGTGCGGGTCTTGAGGCCGGCGGCGCCGACTACGAGACGATCATGTACGAGGGCTACGGCCCCAACGGCGTCGCGGTTCTTATCGAGTGCCTGACCGACAACCGCAACCGGGCCGCCTCCGATGTCCGTGTCGCCATGACCCGCAACGGCGGTTCGATGGCCGACCCCGGCTCGGTCTCGTACCTCTTCAACCGCAAGGGCGTTGTCATCGTCCCCAAGGGAGAGCTGACCGAGGACGATGTCCTTGGCGCGGTCCTCGAAGCGGGTGTTGAGGAAGTCAACGACCTGGGCGAGTCCTTCGAGGTGATCAGCGAGGCGACCGACCTGGTCGCTGTCCGCACCGCGCTCCAGGAAGCCGGGATCGACTACGACTCGGCCGACGCCAACTTCGTACCGACCATGCAGGTTCAGCTGGACGAGGAGGGCGCACGCAAGATCTTCAAGCTGATCGACGCCCTTGAGGACAGCGACGACGTGCAGAACGTCTTCGCCAACTTCGATGTCTCCGACGAGGTCATGGCCAAGGTCGGCTGA
- the pdxT gene encoding pyridoxal 5'-phosphate synthase glutaminase subunit PdxT: MSTRTPTIGVLALQGDVREHLAALAGAGAEARTVRRPEELAAVDGLVIPGGESTTISKLATAFGLLEPLRDRVRSGMPAYGSCAGMIMLADKILDPRSDQETIGGIDMIVRRNAFGRQNESFEAAIEVAGIEGGPVDGVFIRAPWVESTGAEARTLARYDGHTVAVRQGNLLATSFHPELTGDHRVHSLFTAMVREAG, encoded by the coding sequence TTGAGCACCCGCACCCCCACCATCGGCGTTCTCGCCCTCCAGGGCGACGTCCGTGAGCATCTGGCCGCACTCGCCGGCGCCGGCGCCGAGGCCCGTACCGTCCGCCGCCCCGAAGAGCTCGCAGCGGTCGACGGCCTGGTGATACCCGGTGGCGAGTCCACCACCATCTCCAAGCTGGCGACCGCCTTCGGCCTGCTGGAGCCGCTGCGCGACCGGGTCCGCTCCGGGATGCCCGCTTACGGCTCCTGCGCGGGCATGATCATGCTCGCCGACAAGATCCTGGACCCGCGCTCGGACCAGGAGACCATCGGCGGCATCGACATGATCGTGCGCCGCAACGCCTTCGGGCGGCAGAACGAGTCCTTCGAGGCCGCCATCGAGGTCGCGGGCATCGAGGGCGGCCCGGTCGACGGCGTGTTCATCCGGGCACCGTGGGTGGAGTCCACCGGCGCCGAGGCCAGGACTCTGGCCAGGTATGACGGTCACACGGTCGCGGTCCGCCAGGGGAACCTCCTGGCTACCTCCTTCCACCCCGAACTCACCGGCGACCACCGCGTGCACTCGCTGTTCACCGCGATGGTGCGGGAAGCGGGATAA
- the pdxS gene encoding pyridoxal 5'-phosphate synthase lyase subunit PdxS — protein MSSTSPNASQNHEIGTARVKRGMAEQLKGGVIMDVVTPEEAKIAEDAGAVAVMALERVPADIRKDGGVARMSDPDMIDGIISAVSIPVMAKSRIGHFVEAQVLQSLGVDYIDESEVLTPADEVNHSDKWSFTTPFVCGATNLGEALRRIAEGAAMIRSKGEAGTGNVVEAVRHMRQIKNEIARLRGFDNNELYAAAKDLRAPYELVKEVAELGKLPVVLFSAGGVATPADAALMRQLGAEGVFVGSGIFKSGDPAKRAAAIVKATTFYDDPKVIAEASRDLGEAMVGINCDTLPDSERYATRGW, from the coding sequence GTGTCGAGCACGTCCCCCAACGCGTCCCAGAACCACGAGATCGGCACCGCGCGCGTCAAGCGTGGCATGGCCGAGCAGCTCAAGGGCGGCGTGATCATGGATGTTGTCACGCCCGAGGAAGCGAAGATCGCTGAGGACGCCGGTGCTGTCGCGGTGATGGCCCTGGAGCGTGTCCCGGCCGATATCCGCAAGGACGGTGGCGTGGCCCGTATGTCCGACCCGGACATGATCGACGGGATTATCAGCGCGGTCTCCATCCCGGTCATGGCCAAGTCGCGTATCGGCCACTTCGTTGAGGCCCAGGTGCTCCAGTCGCTCGGTGTCGACTACATCGACGAGTCCGAGGTCCTCACCCCGGCCGACGAGGTCAACCACAGCGACAAGTGGTCCTTCACCACCCCCTTCGTCTGTGGTGCCACCAACCTTGGCGAGGCCCTGCGCCGGATCGCCGAGGGCGCGGCCATGATCCGTTCCAAGGGCGAGGCCGGCACCGGCAACGTGGTGGAGGCCGTCCGCCACATGCGCCAGATCAAGAACGAGATCGCCCGCCTGCGCGGCTTCGACAACAACGAGCTGTACGCCGCCGCCAAGGACCTGCGCGCCCCGTATGAGCTGGTCAAGGAGGTCGCCGAGCTCGGCAAGCTGCCGGTGGTGCTCTTCTCCGCCGGTGGTGTCGCCACCCCGGCCGACGCGGCGCTGATGCGCCAGCTCGGCGCCGAGGGTGTCTTCGTCGGATCCGGCATCTTCAAGTCCGGTGACCCGGCCAAGCGCGCCGCCGCCATCGTGAAGGCCACCACCTTCTACGACGACCCCAAGGTCATCGCGGAGGCCTCGCGCGACCTGGGCGAGGCCATGGTCGGCATCAACTGCGACACCCTCCCCGACTCCGAACGCTACGCCACCCGAGGCTGGTAA
- a CDS encoding glycosyltransferase family 4 protein — protein MRIGIVCPYSWDVPGGVQFHIRDLAEHLIRQGHEVSVLAPADDETPLPPYAVSAGRAVPVPYNGSVARLNFGFLSAARVRRWVNEGDFDVLHIHEPTTPSLALLSCWAARGPIVATFHTSNPRSRAMIAAYPMLQPALEKISARIAVSEYARRTLVEHLGGDAVVIPNGVDVDFFASAQPKTEWQGDTIGFIGRIDEPRKGLPVLMKALPQILAERPQTRLLVAGRGDEEEAVAALPHRMRERVEFLGMVSDEDKARLLRSVDLYVAPNLGGESFGIILVEAMSAQAPVLASDLDAFIQVLDGGEAGELFANEDAGALAEAALRLLSDPKRRKELQDRAARHVRRFDWSTVGADILAVYETVAEGASTVAADDRVRPFGRLWPRA, from the coding sequence GTGAGGATCGGGATCGTCTGCCCGTACTCCTGGGATGTCCCCGGTGGTGTCCAATTCCATATCCGCGACCTGGCCGAGCACCTGATCCGGCAGGGGCATGAGGTGTCCGTACTCGCTCCCGCCGATGACGAGACCCCGTTGCCGCCCTACGCGGTCTCCGCGGGCCGTGCCGTGCCGGTGCCGTACAACGGCTCGGTGGCCCGGCTCAACTTCGGCTTTCTGTCCGCCGCCCGGGTACGCCGCTGGGTGAATGAGGGCGACTTCGACGTCCTGCACATCCACGAGCCGACCACCCCCTCGCTTGCCCTGCTCTCCTGCTGGGCGGCGCGCGGCCCGATCGTCGCCACCTTCCACACCTCCAACCCCCGCTCCCGGGCCATGATCGCGGCGTATCCGATGCTGCAGCCCGCGCTGGAGAAGATCAGCGCCCGTATCGCAGTCAGCGAGTACGCCCGGCGCACCCTGGTCGAGCACCTGGGCGGCGACGCGGTGGTCATCCCCAACGGCGTCGATGTCGACTTCTTCGCCAGCGCCCAGCCCAAGACGGAGTGGCAGGGGGACACCATCGGCTTCATCGGCCGGATTGACGAGCCACGCAAGGGGCTGCCGGTGCTGATGAAGGCCCTGCCGCAGATTCTCGCCGAGCGGCCGCAGACCCGGCTGCTGGTCGCCGGGCGCGGCGACGAGGAGGAGGCCGTCGCCGCCCTGCCGCACCGGATGCGCGAGCGGGTCGAGTTCCTTGGCATGGTCAGCGACGAGGACAAGGCGCGGCTGCTGCGCAGCGTCGACCTCTACGTCGCGCCCAATCTCGGCGGGGAGAGCTTCGGCATCATTCTCGTGGAGGCAATGTCCGCGCAGGCCCCGGTGCTCGCCAGCGATCTGGACGCCTTCATCCAGGTGCTGGACGGGGGAGAGGCGGGCGAGCTGTTCGCCAATGAGGACGCCGGAGCCCTGGCCGAGGCGGCCCTGCGCCTGCTCAGCGATCCGAAGCGGCGCAAGGAGCTGCAGGACCGCGCCGCCCGCCATGTGCGCCGCTTCGACTGGTCCACGGTCGGTGCGGACATCCTCGCCGTGTACGAGACGGTGGCGGAAGGCGCCTCCACCGTAGCCGCGGATGACCGAGTGCGGCCCTTCGGCCGACTGTGGCCTCGCGCATGA